Proteins encoded in a region of the Solea senegalensis isolate Sse05_10M unplaced genomic scaffold, IFAPA_SoseM_1 scf7180000014081, whole genome shotgun sequence genome:
- the LOC122760841 gene encoding odorant receptor 131-2-like: MAANDSSVHVNIDSVIMVQVLISLFLCINFLLIAVFFMKDFFYTTMRYIFFALTLISDCVILILSDFLLILAYFQITIHVSLCLIVYVALSLYAFVTPLTLTVMTLERFVAICMPLRHGELCSTRSTLHCILIIHGISALPCVVFLSIFFAFASHSYYTQSSECAVQKFTLYTWHGHFRSAISQFYFLIMVIIIMFSYFKIMKVARAASGQNRKSTWKGLRTVVLHGFQLFLCLLQLWCPFIEAAVLQINLVLYINVRYFNYIMFILSPRCLSPLIYGLRDEKFSAALRSFVLCGLYKKHYSN; the protein is encoded by the coding sequence ATGGCAGCCAATGACTCTTCAGTGCATGTAAACATTGACAGTGTCATTATGGTTCAGGTTCTCATATCACTTTTCCTTTGCATCAACTTTTTGCTGATCGCAGTCTTTTTCATGAAGGATTTCTTCTACACAACCATGCGCTACATCTTCTTTGCACTGACTCTCATAtctgattgtgtgattttaatccTAAGTGACTTTCTGCTCATTTTAGCTTACTTTCAGATCACTATACATGTGTCATTGTGCCTTATTGTGTATGTGGCTTTGTCTTTATACGCTTTTGTCACTCCGCTGACTCTGACAGTGATGACGCTGGAGCGCTTCGTGGCCATTTGCATGCCACTGCGACACGGAGAGCTGTGCTCCACACGCAGCACTCTGCActgcatcctcatcattcacggCATCAGTGCTCTGCCCTGCGTGGttttcctctccatcttctttgcTTTTGCGAGCCACAGCTACTACACCCAGAGCAGTGAGTGCGCTGTACAGAAGTTCACCCTATACACCTGGCATGGTCATTTTAGGTCTGCAATAAGTCAGTTTTACTTCCTGATCAtggttatcattatcatgttctcatactttaaaataatgaaggtgGCCAGAGCTGCATCaggacagaacaggaagtcaacaTGGAAAGGCCTCAGAACTGTGGTTCTTCATGGCTTTCAGCTGTTCCTCTGTCTTTTACAGCTGTGGTGTCCTTTCATTGAAGCTGCTGTGCTTCAGATTAACCTGGTGCTCTATATTAACGTCAGGTACTTTAACTACATCATGTTCATTCTTTCTCCGAGGTGTTTGAGTCCTCTCATTTATGGGCTGAGGGATGAAAAGTTCTCTGCTGCCCTGAGAAGCTTTGTTCTTTGTGGTTTGTATAAGAAACATTATTCAAATTAA